The following is a genomic window from Citrifermentans bemidjiense Bem.
TCCGCAGCGAAGGGGGGCGGTACGTAGATGACGGACGCGGTGGCGCCGGTCTCGTGAACCGCTTCGGCTACCGTATCGAATACCGGGAAACCGTCTATGACCGTCCCCCCCTTCCCCGGCGTTACCCCACCGACCATCTGCGTTCCGTACTCGCGCGCCCCTTGGGCGTGGAAGAGCCCCGTGGCGCCGGTGATCCCCTGGGTGATGACCCTGGTTTCCTTGTTGATCATTATGCTCATGGTCATCCCCCCCTAGGCTTGGGCCGCTACGGCCCGCACTATTTTCTGCGCCCCGTCGGCCATGCCGTCGGCAGCTACTATGTTCAGCCCGCTTTCAGCCAGAAGCCGCTTGCCCAACTCCACGTTGGTCCCTTCCAGCCTGACCACGAGAGGCACCTGGATGCCGACCTGCCGCGCCGCTTCGATGACCCCGGTAGCGATGACGTCGCACTTCATGATCCCGCCGAAGATGTTGACCAGGATCCCCTTCACGTTTTTATCCGACAGGATGATCTTGAAGGCCTCGGTGACGCGCTCGATGGTGGCCCCGCCCCCGACATCCAGGAAGTTCGCCGGGTCGCCGCCGTAGTGCTTGATGATGTCCATGGTGGCCATGGCGAGGCCGGCGCCGTTGACAAGGCAGCCGATGTTGCCGGTAAGGGAGATGTAGGAGAGGTCGTGCTGGGATGCCTCGATCTCGTTCGCGTCCTCCTCGTCGAAGTCCCGCATGTCGCCTATCTGCAGGTGGCGGAAGAGCGCGTTATCGTCGAAGCCGAATTTCGCGTCCAGCGCGATCAGTTCCCCTTCGGCCGTGACGACCAAGGGGTTTATCTCCAAGAGCGAACAGTCGGTAGCGATGAAGGTGTTGTAGAGGGAGGTGAAAACCTTAACGGCCTTCCCCGTGAGCTTCCCCCTGAGCCCCAAGCTGAAGGCGATCTTGCGGCACTGGAAGGGAGTCAGCCCCACCAGCGGATCGACCGCCTCGGTGAAGATCTTCTCCGGGGTCTTCGCGGCCACCTCTTCGATGTCCATCCCCCCCTCGGTGGAGGCCATGACCGTGACGCGTGAAGTGGCGCGGTCCACCAAGAGGCTCACGTACAGTTCGCTGCCGATGTTGCAGCCGCACTCGACCAGGACCCGGTGCACCACCTTCCCTTCCGGCCCGGTCTGGTGCGTCCTGAGGGTCATGCCGAGCATGTCGCGGGCGATCATCTGCACCTCGCTCGAGGTGCGCGCCAATTTGACGCCTCCCCCCTTGCCGCGGCCCCCGGCATGGATCTGGGCCTTGACCACCCAAGGTCCCTCGCCGAGCCGCTTGGCCCATTCCCTGGCACTGGCACCGTTGTAGCACACGTGG
Proteins encoded in this region:
- the sucC gene encoding ADP-forming succinate--CoA ligase subunit beta, producing the protein MNVHEYQAKAILRKFGVPVPDGHVCYNGASAREWAKRLGEGPWVVKAQIHAGGRGKGGGVKLARTSSEVQMIARDMLGMTLRTHQTGPEGKVVHRVLVECGCNIGSELYVSLLVDRATSRVTVMASTEGGMDIEEVAAKTPEKIFTEAVDPLVGLTPFQCRKIAFSLGLRGKLTGKAVKVFTSLYNTFIATDCSLLEINPLVVTAEGELIALDAKFGFDDNALFRHLQIGDMRDFDEEDANEIEASQHDLSYISLTGNIGCLVNGAGLAMATMDIIKHYGGDPANFLDVGGGATIERVTEAFKIILSDKNVKGILVNIFGGIMKCDVIATGVIEAARQVGIQVPLVVRLEGTNVELGKRLLAESGLNIVAADGMADGAQKIVRAVAAQA